From a single Brettanomyces bruxellensis chromosome 5, complete sequence genomic region:
- the BAT1 gene encoding Mitochondrial branched-chain amino acid (BCAA) aminotransferase — protein MSSTATPAALDASKLVIHKTENPKQKLPNEKLVFGRSFTDHMLEVPWHKTSGWGTPVIKPYGNITLDPSAIVFHYAFELFEGMKAYKDAKGHIRIFRPDKNMTRMNKSASRICLPTFDSEELIKLIGELLKLDKSFIPDQRGYSLYIRPTMIGTTTGLGVHAPEDALLYVVCSPVGPYYSTGFKAVRLEATDYAVRAWPGGVGDKKLGANYAPSVKPQLEAASRGYQQNLWLFGPDKHVTEVGTMNFFVAFQDKNGKKELVTAPLDGMILEGVTRDSILNLCKEKLDKSEWTISERYCSIKEIQEKAQKGEVLEAFGSGTAAVVSPVKEIGYDGQHIKIPLLPGEEAGALTKQIAQWIAERQYGIVESDWSRVID, from the coding sequence ATGTCGTCTACTGCTACACCGGCTGCCCTTGATGCCTCAAAATTGGTCATTCACAAGACCGAGAATCCAAAGCAAAAGTTGCCAAATGAAAAGTTGGTTTTTGGAAGATCTTTCACGGATCACATGCTAGAGGTCCCATGGCACAAGACCTCCGGATGGGGAACTCCGGTCATCAAGCCATACGGAAACATCACATTGGATCCATCTGCCATCGTCTTCCACTATGCTTTTGAGTTGTTTGAAGGTATGAAGGCTTACAAGGACGCCAAGGGACACATCAGAATTTTCCGTCCTGACAAAAACATGACGAGAATGAACAAGTCCGCCAGCAGAATTTGCTTGCCAACGTTTGACAGCGAGGAGTTGATCAAGTTGATCGGTGAGCTCTTGAAACTTGACAAGTCTTTCATTCCTGACCAGAGAGGATACTCTCTGTACATTAGACCAACCATGATTGGTACTACCACCGGATTGGGTGTTCATGCCCCAGAGGATGCTCTTTTGTACGTCGTCTGCTCACCAGTTGGTCCATACTACTCCACAGGCTTCAAGGCTGTGAGGTTGGAGGCCACCGATTACGCTGTTAGGGCATGGCCAGGTGGTGTTGGTGACAAGAAGTTGGGTGCTAACTACGCTCCTTCTGTCAAACCACAGTTAGAGGCTGCTTCCAGAGGCTACCAGCAGAACTTGTGGTTGTTTGGCCCAGACAAGCACGTCACTGAAGTTGGTACCATGAACTTTTTCGTTGCTTTCCAGGACaagaatggaaagaaggagttGGTTACTGCTCCATTGGATGGTATGATCTTGGAGGGTGTCACCAGAGACTCCATCCTTAACTTGTGCAAGGAGAAGTTGGACAAGAGCGAGTGGACCATCTCTGAGAGATACTGCTCGATCAAAGAGATCCAGGAGAAAGCCCAGAAGGGTGAAGTTCTAGAAGCTTTTGGTTCCGGAactgctgctgttgtttCCCCAGTCAAGGAGATTGGTTACGATGGACAGCACATCAAGATACCATTGCTTCCAGGTGAAGAGGCTGGTGCCCTCACTAAGCAGATTGCTCAGTGGATTGCCGAGAGACAGTATGGTATTGTTGAGAGTGACTGGTCCAGGGTTATCGATTAA